The sequence below is a genomic window from Salvelinus namaycush isolate Seneca chromosome 2, SaNama_1.0, whole genome shotgun sequence.
TACAAACCAAAGAACAACCTTCAAAGTCCTTTCACAGAGCTCGATCAGTTAAAGTGTTATTTACATGTAAATACGCCAGCTTTTTTTGGAATACGTTTCCATTAAAGACCATTAGGAAACAAGGTATTTCAAAGTGTATGTCACGGAGAGCAAAATGTATCTTTCGATGAACTATGGGGTCTAAATACTCCTGAATCACGTCCTCTAATTGTCTCCTTTAATTCATAACTTCAGATACAGAAATACCTGGGTTGGTAGCTACCTTACTGAACATAATTGCAAACataacatgtaaagttttggcCCCATTtttcttgagctgaaataaaagaacccAGAAATGATTCATGctgtatgcaaaaaaaaaaagcgcatttaaaaaaaaatatattatgtgcacaaatttgtttacatgttagtgagcatttattctttgccaagagcaggaatccatccacctgacatgtgtggcatatcaagaagctgattaaacagcatgatcattacacatgtgcccCTTGTGCtagagacaataaaaggccactctaaaatgtacagttttgtcacacaacacaatgccacagatatctcaagttttgaggggggcatgcaattggcatggtgactgcaggaatatccaacAAAGATATttccagagaatgtaatgttaatttctctaccataagccataacatcattttagagaatttagcagtacatccaactggcctcaaaaCCGCAgcccacgtgtaaccatgccagctcaggacctccacatctgccttcttcacctgtgggattgtaataaagcccttttgtggggaaaaacttcTGATTGTCTGGGCCAGGCTTCCCAGTaggtggacctggctcccaaacgggtgggcctatgccctcccaggcccacccatggctgtgcccctggccagtcatgtgaaatccatagattagggccaatttatttatttaaactgaCTAATAttcttctatgaactgtaactcaataacatctcagaaattgttgcatgttgccttttatatttttgttcagtgttttatttatttaaccttttaacaGGCAAGTCGGTTAATAACAAATTCAGTCTACCCCGGccaaccctaacccggatgatgcaGGAATCCAATTGTGCAcccccctatgggactcccaatcacggtcggttgtgatacagcctagaatcaaaccagggtctgtagtgacgtctttatcactgagatgcagtgccttagaccgctgcgccactctaaAGTATATATTGCTTTGTCCTTTCCATTCATTTCAGATCAGTGCTTATTAAGGAAAGGAGACAAAGGAAGGAAGATACTTCATACTATTGAGATACAGGCCTTCCCTGCATCCTTTCCACCCAACGACACCCTCATCTTCACCCATCACAACCCCAGAGTCAGAAATCATGGACAAAGCATTTAACAAAGGCGATGAGAAATAACGTTACATTTAAGAACCAAGACAACACGATCATGCCCTCTGGTGGTCTGTGACAATCTGAATTCAAACAAGCAGAAACAAATCTCAGATTAACAAACAACCAAACAAATCGATTCATAAATTAACATATATATTAAGCAGTTTTTGTCCAGGCCTCTGCTGGTGTAAAAATAATCATCCTTCTTAAGATAATCGGGAACATGCACTCCTGTTATTCCTATCTGGACACAGAACCAGACTCTAGAGCACACAGCTCTCAGTGCAGTCCGTGGTGCTGTCATCGGCCGATCGCCTCTTCAGTTCCCGGTCCTCTGTTTGGCGGAGGTGCACCTGGCTCCCCTTGTGTCGGGGCTCCTGGGGCTGGGTGTCTGCTGACCCGTGGCCCAGCCATCTCTCGGCTTCCACCTGGAGGTAGGCCCGGACGCGGTGGAGCTGCGCCACGCTGCCGCTGAAGTCGATGACACGGCACTCGTATGTGCCCTCGTCTGACTGCTTGACGCTGGAGAGGCGGAGCTTGTGGGAGATGTTGCTCCCAGCCACTTTCACCACCTGTGGGAGGAGGTCATGTATTTGTGAGTCACGTGAATATGAATCATATTCCTGGGTTTCAACAGAAGTAATTGGATTAATAATGAGTTAATCAATTTTAGTTAAGAGTCCATTTAGTTCACAGTGCAGTACTGTATAGTGTACATGTGTCTCCTCACACTTATTTTGGTGGCATCCTTAGACATCTCCTCCATTGGCCCCACCTATAAGGGATGTATTAAAATAAGTCAGGCATATGGCTGAAATAACATTAGCAAGTGACATACATTATCAATTGAGATATAATCAAACATGACTTCACATGTTTTTctatgattgtgttttgcttttaGTCTATTGATGtgaatattgatgtgtatattgatgtttaTTGATGTGCAGCGAGTATattgatgtgtttgatgtgtaTTGATGTATATACAGGGCTCAACTgtgaaagagaccttggtctaTTAACATGACTCCCTGTTAAACtgttaaaataaatgtaaatatatatatatagtatataccgTATATGTCGACATACTTTCAAATATGTTACACGTCAGATAATCAACAAATGAAAATGTGTTAGACTCCACCACCTGAACCATTGGAATGTGATACTGCGTACATATATTTGCCTTCGCACATCTGCAATTCAAAACCTTTAGCACTCAACTAGTTTCTATCCATACTGGGAGATATAATATATGTTTTGCTGTTGTTATGTCTGCTAGCTATTTCGTGGTGTCAATTGAAGAGGCTGTCTGGGAAAGTTGGGGAGGGAAAGgtattcatttttttaaataatattttatCTGTCTTTTTTCCCACTCCAGATACAAACTTATGCATACAAACAACAACTTACAGACGCACACAAACAATGGACACATCTCATTTGCAcagacctgcatgctcacacccccatccctagtgcctgcattattgtttgccacTTGGCCTTTAATTGTACCAATTCGTTTTCCTCGGTCGCCAATGCTATTTCAATAATAAATCATTCGattttttccattgtgttaatgatggcgGATTGATTGATTTCCAAGTTTTAATATACGTTTTTTTCAAGATCAGTGGGtattgaaatatgcagacagacagattcaaataagtttacattgtaatacttctgacagccaactttcttgctccgcccataacttttggacttcatagcattcccagaaagcatggattattgaaTCATTATTCGTTTTACACTTAAGATGTGACTCTgctgttgtgctgtagaatttgtgaattttgtctcttgtacaATAAATTCTATACATTCGTTTATACTTgattaagcgtacattttcgTTAACTGTAATTTCGTAGGTTATGCTccaactttccctccatcttgtgccaacatcagttctttttaagtcttggttccagtAGTTTATATTTctttctaagagattgtcagttggatatgcTCTCTACAAGGTTTTGTACAGTATATCTTCCCTATCATATGAACATCCTTTTTTGACTCAAATAATTCCCTCAAGATTGCTCTGGTGTCCAAAGGATTTCAAATCGACATTTTGTGATATGTAACCtttaagttgcatgtatttgaaactatatacattggtcagtccaaaatgtattttttattctgtcatggagctaaatgtatttcctgttaccaagtcatttatggtctctatgcctttagttttccatttGGACCAATTTATTCTGAAAACCTATCTAAGGATTGTTCCATAAGGTTGTAtttttagggagtgatattggttcttgtagaatatgtttcattttcttccatattagtatagtgttcttaactatgaagttgttaaTGATCTTAGGGGCATAGGTATGCATTATGCATCGAAACAGAGATTTGGAAAATCTATTCCTTCCTTTCTGCCAATTATAGTGTCTAGCATCACAGCAGGGGGTTTGAGTTTCCATAAGTTATAGTAGTCAACCTCCTCCCACAGTGCTAGTAAAATGCTAATCAGCAATTATGTATTATTTCCAATGCCAAGGGCTGCGGGTAATGCATTTCTTCTGCGTGCTGTATTATAGACAAATGTGGATTCAGTCGATTCAGTTCTGTCAACAGTAATGAACATTGTCTCTTTGTATGGTAACAGTGTGTTAACAAAGTCCATGTGGGCTTAATgaatgttttttacattttttttaaatgtattttatttaacctttatttttatcagggagtcatactgagaccaaggtttCCTTTACAGATGAGCAATGAATTACATAAATTACACAtaacaaaatataaatacaaaatgcatgCAAAAATGCAAGAAAAACACAGTcatagaaaacaaacacattcatcagtaataaggtcctcaatcagctttctgaattgccctaagaggcaccagaacatttaaaaaaaagtgttccACAAATAAGATGCACGAAAACTAAGAGCTGATTTATCTAACTCAATAGAGATCAAAGGAATTTCCAGaattagccatccctgagaccggatGTGGTAACTCGAATGTCTAAAGTTTAGTAATGATGTTAGGTACAGTGGGACTTTTTTGTAAAATGGCTTTAGGAATGAAAACTTAGCAATGTATCAACCTATGTGACATCAAAGAaggccaaccaactttctggtagagaatacAGTAATGAGTACTAAAACTGTCACCCGTAATAAAGCGGAATgtgctatgataaactgcatctagtggCTTTAATGTGTTTATATAGATGATGGATAGGAACatcgactgaataatctgctttctactatttagcgagaggcaagacctatttctatagaataagcccatttttattctcaacttcttaactaactcatcaacaTGCTGTTTAAAAGATAGCTTTTCATCtatccagatgcccagatatttgtaagcaTAGTGTCACGTATAaaccctctccggcctctaggtcatcaggctgctgattatcccgcaccaTTGTCttgcgcacctgcgcctcatgatactcacctggactccataacctacttgattatcttccctatatctgtcactccccttggttctttcctcaggtgttattgactctgttttcatgtcggtgcgtttgTGGTTcgtctttattttatttattaaaacactcactccctgaacttgcttcccgactctcagcgcacttgttacagaatgacgcctcacctaagggaagcaACAGGGAGTGTTTTTTTATTAAATTATTGACGAAGGGTCCGGAGAACTGCTACAGGCCCTCAACCAGATCGCCAGGCTTccctgcctcagccggatcgccagtCTCCCCTGCCTCAACCGATCTGTCAGGTTCCCGC
It includes:
- the LOC120026351 gene encoding V-set and transmembrane domain-containing protein 2-like protein; the encoded protein is MGAFGVIIWILHCMGLYIQLNAAYKPTVRTEVDNHISGNAVFTEVPHDTTTHSGQDVEMACSFRGAGPSYSLEIQWWYMKNHRDWPEKPAWTSNQVGPMEEMSKDATKISVVKVAGSNISHKLRLSSVKQSDEGTYECRVIDFSGSVAQLHRVRAYLQVEAERWLGHGSADTQPQEPRHKGSQVHLRQTEDRELKRRSADDSTTDCTESCVL